In one Kluyveromyces marxianus DMKU3-1042 DNA, complete genome, chromosome 4 genomic region, the following are encoded:
- the MTR2 gene encoding Mtr2p yields MNHQSQIVETFVKKVLAHLDEPDPAKLQQFLQLFNPQQCKIIFNSQPFGQAVQFLQAWQTQVVLTQHLVTAVDFHVIPGTGTLVCNVNCKVRFDESGKDKSGQDSTIPDAQGSTARPGSGSVNSATRARPIWGTYYGVSLQLVLEDRMFNNDMNGVISSMNYTIVFKPSDSLMNI; encoded by the coding sequence ATGAATCACCAATCGCAAATCGTGGAAACATTTGTGAAGAAAGTTCTTGCACACTTGGATGAACCGGATCCAGCCAAGCTCCAGCAGTTTCTACAATTGTTCAATCCTCAGCAATGTAAGATAATATTCAATTCGCAGCCATTCGGACAGGCTGTGCAGTTTTTACAAGCATGGCAGACCCAGGTCGTTCTCACTCAGCATTTAGTTACCGCAGTTGATTTCCACGTAATACCTGGCACCGGGACGTTGGTCTGCAACGTCAATTGCAAAGTGAGATTTGACGAGAGCGGCAAAGATAAAAGTGGTCAGGATAGCACAATCCCAGACGCACAAGGCTCAACGGCTCGTCCCGGCTCAGGCAGTGTTAATTCGGCCACCAGGGCAAGGCCGATATGGGGAACCTACTACGGAGTGTCATTACAGCTAGTGCTAGAAGACCGCATGTTCAACAACGACATGAACGGTGTGATATCCAGTATGAACTACACTATTGTGTTCAAGCCTTCGGATTCCTTAATGAACATATAA
- the FAT3 gene encoding Fat3p has product MILPSKLSLALCTLFTLATLILIVVSTSGSTSNYNPLNKIYIGEVDISHIRVDKLLPKASPMVAVLAAAMKAPNASYAQIFAALKAISTTEALDPLMGVLTPSNNVSETLDALTVLAPAAINGTNSSTAELNAIYNLVADSKDTNTTLKSLSSFVALASDLQKQNATVVMQMQQQLQQAFGLLEGSKNVSATVASLSSLNSMKQEEKQQLTPVFALFADSRNLNGTLSAVSTFMTTAVSGEQAQQLFGALSKSDNVPQTLQQLQQAASNEEKVIIGALATLLNSSSDATKDLTILQSLLQNNVTSSQSAKEAFSDLTTLIASSNDTATTLTTVAAMANTTSETTTKSLTILEEMLNASKNQTNVMLTIGGLQSTLSKSDASKQKQVEALFALLNSSSNPTETFKALNELTAIAQSKPAVFTPILDLLREATASNQVITLADINEIMPDIISNLNIASHFRLGIFTYCRVNNDKKVLSCTSPKAVQGLDMKQILYDELEHSDFRPYLQALNIHREDLVLVGKLPDKEHQYKPAIRAILALNLLAIILSFFLLISIVLTFFNKLTGRVSRWVPSGLALFVVIFSLLGAIISVVVTEIIKEGTAKDHYNVVHKGGSSYYGMVWTAFVLSLITAVLLLLSRSPRRDQNTLGQVEEETSSSVVPSDKLESETSPEKKQTDIERDVVAEDE; this is encoded by the coding sequence ATGATCCTTCCATCGAAGTTGAGCTTGGCGCTATGTACGCTATTCACTTTAGCCACTCTAATATTGATTGTGGTGTCTACCAGCGGTTCCACCTCGAACTACAACCCACTTAATAAGATCTACATCGGTGAAGTTGACATTTCTCACATCAGAGTTGATAAATTGTTGCCTAAGGCTTCGCCTATGGTGGCTGTTCTGGCCGCTGCCATGAAAGCGCCAAACGCTTCCTATGCACAAATTTTTGCTGCTTTGAAGGCCATCTCTACCACTGAAGCCTTGGACCCTCTAATGGGTGTTTTAACTCCATCCAACAACGTTTCTGAGACCCTAGACGCATTGACTGTTTTGGCACCAGCTGCCATCAACGGCACTAACTCTTCTACTGCTGAATTGAACGCCATCTACAACTTGGTTGCCGACTCTAAGGACACCAACACAACTTTGAAGAgtctctcttctttcgtTGCTCTGGCTTCTGACTTGCAAAAGCAAAATGCTACCGTTGTTATGcaaatgcaacaacaattaCAACAAGCGTTTGGTTTGTTGGAAGGCTCTAAAAACGTGTCCGCTACCGTAGCTTCTTTGTCCTCATTGAACTCCatgaaacaagaagaaaagcaaCAATTGACTCCAGTCTTTGCCTTGTTCGCTGACTCTCGTAACTTGAACGGTACTTTGTCTGCTGTCTCTACTTTCATGACTACTGCTGTCTCTGGTGAACAAGCACAACAATTGTTTGGTGCTTTGTCCAAGTCTGACAACGTTCCTCAAACTTTGCAACAACTGCAACAAGCAGCTTCTAACGAAGAAAAGGTTATCATTGGTGCTTTGGCTACTTTGTTGAACTCTTCATCAGACGCTACCAAGGACTTGACCATCTTGCAATCCCTATTGCAAAACAATGTCACCTCTTCTCAGTCTGCTAAGGAAGCTTTCTCTGATCTAACAACTTTGattgcttcttccaacGACACTGCTACCACCTTGACCACTGTTGCTGCAATGGCTAACACTACCAGCGAAACTACCACAAAGTCTTTGACTATCTTGGAAGAAATGTTAAACGCCTCCAAGAACCAAACAAATGTTATGTTAACCATCGGCGGTTTGCAATCAACCCTTTCCAAGAGTGACGCAtctaaacaaaaacaagtTGAAGCCTTGTTTGCTCTATTGAATTCCTCTAGTAACCCAACTGAAACATTCAAGGCATTGAACGAATTGACTGCTATCGCTCAATCTAAGCCAGCTGTGTTCACTCCAATTTTGGATTTGCTAAGGGAAGCTACTGCCTCAAACCAAGTTATTACCCTGGCTGATATCAACGAAATCATGCCTGACATTATTTCCAACTTGAACATTGCTTCTCACTTCAGATTGGGTATCTTCACATACTGCCGTGTCAACAATGACAAGAAGGTCTTGTCCTGTACTAGTCCTAAGGCCGTTCAAGGTTTGGACATGAAGCAAATCTTGTACGATGAATTGGAACATTCTGATTTCAGACCATACTTGCAAGCTCTAAACATCCACAGAGAAGACTTAGTTTTGGTTGGTAAATTGCCAGATAAGGAACACCAATACAAACCAGCTATCAGAGCTATCTTGGCCCTAAACTTGTTGGCCATCATCCTAtccttcttcctcttgaTCTCCATCGTTTTgaccttcttcaacaaattgacTGGCAGAGTTAGCAGATGGGTCCCATCTGGTCTTGCCCTCTTTGTCGTCATCTTCTCTTTGCTAGGTGCCATCATTTCTGTCGTTGTTACTGAAATCATTAAGGAAGGTACTGCTAAGGATCATTACAACGTTGTTCACAAGGGCGGTAGCAGCTACTACGGTATGGTCTGGACTGCTTTCGTCTTGTCATTGATCACAGCAGTtctattgttgttgtcaAGATCTCCAAGAAGAGACCAAAACACCTTGGGtcaagttgaagaagagacctcttcttctgttgtACCATCGGACAAATTGGAAAGTGAAACCTCtccagaaaagaagcaaacTGACATCGAACGTGACGTTGTTGCTGAAGACGAGTAA
- the PUN1 gene encoding Pun1p → MNVLTLFGSFFITLFSFILAILVCFGSTTNDSPLNRIYAAQLDISNINFSTLLNIDIPKSGIPSLDNLDVPSYFNLGIWSYCMANSEKKIYQCTKPAGIRDFNLQRLLEDNFDNNEVTQLVGSIIQMAIPKDLKDDMDLYNSLMRCMAVTLVIGIALMGLAVIVNVIRWLVHRPFINLVGRVLALLSFLSMGISAGTSTGTYVLIKNILKDNYKEYGIKLTLGRNFYALLWASVVGCLANFVFWIFTRQNNNRPFLMRQLPTAPIVEEKY, encoded by the coding sequence ATGAATGTCTTAACGTTGTTTGGCAGCTTTTTCATAACgcttttttccttcataCTTGCTATTCTCGTATGTTTTGGATCGACCACTAACGACTCACCGCTGAATCGGATCTATGCGGCGCAGCTTGACATTTCGAATATCAACTTTTCTACATTGCTTAATATAGACATTCCAAAGTCGGGGATTCCATCGCTAGATAACTTGGACGTTCCATCGTACTTCAATTTGGGCATATGGTCTTACTGCATGGCTAATTcggagaagaagatatacCAATGCACCAAGCCCGCAGGTATCAGGGATTTTAATTTGCAACGTTTGTTGGAAGACAATTTCGATAACAACGAGGTAACACAGTTGGTTGGGAGTATCATTCAGATGGCGATTCCAAAGGACCTAAAAGACGACATGGATTTGTATAACTCGCTGATGAGGTGTATGGCCGTCACACTAGTCATCGGAATAGCGTTGATGGGATTAGCCGTAATAGTCAATGTCATACGGTGGCTGGTGCATCGTCCCTTCATAAACCTCGTTGGTAGAGTGTTGGCCTTGTTGAGTTTCCTATCTATGGGAATATCTGCCGGCACGAGCACAGGTACATACGTCCTTATCAAGAATATCTTGAAAGATAACTATAAAGAGTACGGAATTAAACTGACCCTTGGGAGAAACTTTTACGCATTGTTGTGGGCCAGCGTTGTGGGTTGTCTTGCCAACTTCGTATTCTGGATCTTCACAAGGCAAAATAACAACAGGCCGTTCCTCATGCGCCAATTGCCTACAGCGCCAATCGTGGAAGAAAAGTATTGA
- the PXA2 gene encoding ATP-binding cassette long-chain fatty acid transporter PXA2 yields MEFYKRQRLRILKGSYLVLLVITVKSLATGKDKSNRGEKKDVNGRTGQQERKVRKYKIAPRLSHMSLNQLSTRGVTEVDSVPSSSSGDDDSSSDDGNCTLDNDANGITHRRTHVNESKFKKQQRRRLGEKKNFLVKLILTDKKCLLIFLIQTVLLVIRTVLSLKVAKLDGVLVSKLVKSEYSNFVKVLLGQWMTLGIPASIVNSLLRYMTRISAIAINRKVSEALLDKYMSSHQIFYAINNQPSSQVAGLSSGSLDNVISSTSTSEGKNADDNDLSDSPVQYLTRDVGAMSYNSSVLLNQLLKPSLDLILCSFTLLSNANSTFMGEGTLALGIVVHLSNIGLKLIQPNFTKMQMKKTQLEGLFRSLHSKIHSNCEEIALLKGQKTELWNLDYAFYRLYTYMSHEIRSRALYDFATTFIIKYIWGAAGLLLCSIPIFLQDTITKDKTAEFITNRRLLLTASSSIGRFVQLRRNIQQLQGVSLRLNKFNDELDEIISAPQLREDAVPIEYNENVIEFQNVPLVTPTGQVLVSELSFKLERFNHMLIIGPNGCGKSSLFRLLGGLWPISKSLNPDHETKLIMPPRKGTLNESTIYYLPQKPYMSSQGTLREQLIYPDTMDEYMERFDGSIEVGDQLLLDILQVLDLNDMINENLSIVMARDNKKECTFKDALELVRPWSAELTMGIQQRLAMARMYYHKPIFAVLDECTSAVSPEMEQKMYRHAQDLGITLISVCHRTTLWHFHTHLLSFDGKGNYKFGKFDPEQRLKDEEKLMELNKLLDQEVPIMQKRLKELTIARSSNLLKNSQSNLNLSTPAPVKA; encoded by the coding sequence ATGGAATTCTACAAAAGACAAAGGCTTAGGATTCTTAAAGGATCCTACTTGGTGTTGTTAGTGATAACAGTGAAAAGTCTTGCAACGGGCAAAGACAAGAGCAATagaggagaaaagaaggatgtTAATGGACGAACGGGTCAGCAGGAGCGGAAAGTCAGAAAATATAAGATTGCTCCCCGGCTCTCGCATATGTCTTTGAACCAGCTTTCGACTAGAGGCGTCACAGAAGTAGATAGTGTGCCGAGTTCGAGTTCTGGCGACGATGACAGTTCCTCTGATGATGGAAATTGCACTTTAGATAATGATGCAAATGGCATCACGCACCGTAGAACGCATGTTAATGAATCCAAGTTTaagaagcagcagcggcGGCGCCttggtgaaaaaaagaatttctTGGTCAAACTCATTCTCACAGACAAGAAATGCTTGCTCATCTTTCTCATTCAAACAGTGTTGTTAGTAATAAGAACTGTTCTCTCTTTGAAGGTAGCCAAGCTAGATGGTGTATTGGTGTCTAAATTAGTTAAGTCGGAATATTCCAATTTTGTCAAGGTGCTTTTGGGCCAGTGGATGACTTTAGGCATACCCGCTAGTATCGTCAATTCTTTGTTGCGATATATGACTAGAATAAGCGCAATTGCAATAAACAGAAAAGTTTCTGAGGCTCTTTTGGATAAATATATGTCTTCCCATCAAATATTCTACGCTATTAATAACCAACCTTCATCACAAGTAGCGGGTTTATCCAGTGGTAGTCTAGATAACGTAATTTCTTCCACCTCTACTTCAGAAGGTAAAAACGCCGATGATAATGATCTGTCGGATTCTCCAGTTCAGTACTTGACGAGAGACGTTGGAGCAATGTCTTACAACAGTTCTGTTTTACTAAATCAGCTATTGAAACCATCGTTGGACTTAATTCTATGCTCATTCACACTTCTATCGAACGCTAACAGCACGTTCATGGGCGAAGGGACGTTGGCTTTAGGGATTGTTGTACATTTGAGTAACATAGGGCTAAAGTTAATACAACCAAATTTCACCAAGATGcaaatgaagaaaactCAGCTAGAAGGGCTATTTAGATCTTTGCATTCTAAGATTCACTCAAATTGCGAGGAAATTGCGTTGTTAAAGGGCCAAAAGACAGAACTTTGGAACTTAGATTACGCCTTTTACCGCCtatacacatatatgtCGCATGAAATTAGATCAAGAGCGTTGTATGATTTTGCAACTACTTTTATCatcaaatatatatgggGAGCAGCTGGCTTGTTGTTGTGCTCAATTCCAATATTTTTGCAGGATACTATAACAAAGGACAAGACCGCTGAGTTCATTACAAATAGAAGATTATTACTCACtgcatcttcttctattgGAAGATTTGTTCAATTAAGAAGAAATATACAGCAATTGCAAGGGGTTTCTCTAAGATTGAACAAGTTCAATGATGAGTTGGACGAAATTATTAGTGCACCGCAGCTTAGGGAAGATGCGGTTCCTATAGAGTACAATGAAAATGTAATTGAGTTTCAAAATGTGCCATTGGTAACTCCAACCGGACAGGTATTGGTATCTGAATTATCTTTCAAATTGGAGAGGTTTAATCATATGCTCATCATAGGTCCAAATGGATGCGGAAAATCATCCTTATTTAGATTATTAGGTGGTCTATGGCCAATCAGCAAATCTTTGAATCCTGACCATGAAACAAAGCTTATTATGCCTCCTAGAAAGGGTACTCTGAATGAAAGTACCATATATTACCTACCTCAAAAGCCGTATATGAGTAGCCAAGGTACCCTCCGCGAGCAACTAATATATCCCGATACTATGGACGAGTATATGGAAAGGTTCGATGGATCCATTGAAGTTGGCGATCAACTCTTACTTGACATATTGCAGGTACTTGATTTAAATGACATGATCAATGAGAACCTATCAATAGTCATGGCACGGGATAATAAGAAAGAATGTACATTTAAAGATGCCTTGGAATTGGTACGTCCATGGTCCGCAGAGTTGACAATGGGTATCCAACAAAGGCTTGCAATGGCCCGCATGTACTATCATAAGCCAATTTTTGCAGTTCTAGATGAGTGTACTAGTGCTGTGTCACCGGaaatggaacaaaagatGTACCGACATGCTCAGGATTTGGGAATAACTTTGATATCAGTGTGTCATAGAACGACGTTATGGCATTTCCATACGCATCTCCTAAGCTTTGACGGCAAAGGTAACTATAAGTTTGGAAAATTTGACCCGGAACAAAGACTtaaagatgaagagaaatTGATGGAACTAAATAAACTTCtcgatcaagaagttccaATTATGCAAAAACGTTTGAAAGAACTAACTATTGCGAGAAGCTCTAACCTATTAAAGAATTCTCAATcgaatttgaatttgtcTACCCCAGCACCCGTAAAGGCGTGA
- the VPS36 gene encoding ESCRT-II subunit protein VPS36, whose product MSPGFSYWHPVEIAGSGQPLLRENERDIYVEQCVGLYHGKSKILNKQKGRLYLTSQRIIYVDELDAKKESVCIENYDIENIEYSSKFLKRSAKIILFFKDTPYSEDLGNEGGTQQSSTSVTEWLCPICTSKNTYNGTLDSTQSTLPACQTCGVPADKDMAKDSITVKAEEISKGSGKLENTCPVCTFINHPQLRSCEMCGARLKQLDRITAKNTYNSKDNKYGDGVRIVLEEKSSATEAQKQFGQLSFRKTDGTVFYEALAKQLQIIARNESQHLFNQNVVAINGVPKDPVIDPDLVLLNNDMSLIGITALEKNKEHQLLKNNIVMSNALSDLNNLMALAEEIEKMYQEGSNEKKNNSPILFVDREKYLNKEVFLEEIAREIYGFVESELRGDNGIIVTLVDLYALYNKSVRIGTGLISPDEMRQACEKFKSLGLNDLNLIKINGRVLCLAFQDSFDHIRTKISQIAAMKPGVDILQITTELNEYEKNSWSMGVISEVLQYCVTEGDLVIDEQISGTNYYFNTYWKT is encoded by the coding sequence ATGAGTCCTGGTTTCAGTTATTGGCACCCTGTTGAGATTGCAGGCTCAGGACAACCACTTTTAAGGGAGAATGAAAGGGATATATACGTTGAGCAATGTGTGGGACTATATCATGGAAAATCCAAGATTTTGAACAAGCAAAAGGGACGGTTGTACCTCACATCGCAAAGGATTATCTATGTTGATGAATTGGATGCTAAGAAAGAATCAGTGTGTATTGAGAACTATGATATTGAGAATATAGAATACAGTTCTAAGTTCTTAAAAAGGTCAGCGAAGATCATCCTGTTTTTCAAGGACACACCCTATAGCGAAGACTTGGGAAATGAAGGTGGAACGCAACAGTCAAGTACATCGGTGACTGAATGGCTTTGTCCTATATGTACGTCGAAAAATACCTATAACGGCACCTTGGACTCGACTCAAAGCACATTACCTGCATGTCAAACCTGTGGTGTTCCGGCCGACAAAGATATGGCTAAAGATTCGATAACTGTTAAAGCGGAGGAAATATCAAAAGGTTCTGGTAAACTTGAAAATACATGTCCAGTCTGTACTTTTATCAATCATCCACAGTTACGGAGCTGTGAGATGTGTGGAGCTAGATTGAAGCAACTTGATAGAATAACCGCTAAGAATACGTATAACAGTAAAGATAATAAGTATGGTGATGGTGTTAGGATagtacttgaagaaaaatcatCAGCAACTGAGGCACAAAAGCAGTTTGGGCAACTGAGTTTTAGGAAAACTGATGGGACAGTTTTTTATGAGGCTCTTGCAAAACAATTACAGATCATAGCACGGAACGAGTCCCAACATTTATTCAATCAAAACGTAGTTGCGATCAATGGAGTGCCTAAAGACCCTGTTATTGACCCTGATTTAGTTTTGTTGAATAACGATATGAGCTTAATTGGTATAACCGCATTAGAAAAGAATAAGGAACATCaattattgaagaacaatatCGTTATGTCAAATGCATTAAGTGATTTGAACAACTTGATGGCGTTGGCcgaagaaattgaaaaaatgtatcaagaaggaagcaatgaaaagaagaacaactcTCCCATACTATTTGTTGATAGAGAGAAATATTTAAACAAAGAGGTATTTCTAGAAGAAATTGCTAGAGAAATATATGGCTTTGTTGAATCAGAACTTAGAGGAGACAATGGTATAATTGTCACCCTAGTTGATCTTTATGCATTATATAACAAATCTGTGAGGATTGGAACAGGATTAATTTCGCCGGATGAAATGAGACAGGCATGCGAGAAATTCAAATCATTGGGATTAAATGACCTTAACCTCATAAAAATTAACGGACGAGTTCTCTGCCTCGCATTCCAAGACTCTTTCGATCACATTCGTACCAAAATTTCACAGATAGCCGCTATGAAACCGGGAGTAGACATTTTACAAATAACGACGGAGCTCAACGAATATGAGAAAAATAGCTGGTCTATGGGTGTAATATCTGAAGTTTTGCAATACTGCGTCACGGAAGGTGACTTGGTTATTGATGAACAGATATCAGGCACTAACTACTATTTCAATACTTATTGGAAGACTTGA
- the HYM1 gene encoding Hym1p, whose amino-acid sequence MAFWWKKSPKTPSDYVKHLNEQLDKLESASAGSDLRKKAQDECGKYIAGTKHFLLKETDPVPTQEALDELYYWIYQSDLFFTLLHSFPNLDFEARKDVAMIYCICLSRSKDNKFPTVDYLLTKPKFVSMLLKTSEVCITRPGGSDIFLTASGMILETIKQEQLCRLIIRDQQIWKFFDFTRLGSFEISSSSLQVLTELFTTHPKLVSVEFFSNEDNMNQFIDRINKLMAHGNYVTKRQSVKLLGTLIFNRVNKNLMTTYINNSDNVKLVMILLSDRSKNLQLESFNIFKVVVANPRKSKPVLDVLVKNRDKLLNFLEQFGTDNKDSTFLDEKEFIVEQIEALPRIVPASGEYTLGTSPQKNMVL is encoded by the coding sequence ATGGCATTTTGGTGGAAGAAGAGTCCCAAGACTCCGAGTGACTATGTGAAACACTTGAACGAACAGTTGGACAAGTTAGAGTCGGCGAGTGCCGGCAGTGACCTAAGAAAAAAGGCACAAGATGAATGTGGTAAGTATATTGCTGGGACAAAGCACTTCCTTTTGAAAGAGACGGACCCTGTTCCTACACAAGAAGCTCTAGATGAGCTCTACTATTGGATCTATCAGTCTGATCTCTTTTTCACTCTATTGCACTCGTTCCCCAACCTTGACTTTGAGGCGAGAAAGGATGTAGCTATGATATATTGCATTTGTTTGAGTCGCTCAAAGGATAACAAGTTTCCTACCGTTGATTATTTGTTAACGAAACCGAAATTTGTGTCAATGTTACTCAAGACCTCTGAAGTTTGCATTACCAGGCCGGGAGGGTCTGATATATTCCTTACAGCTTCAGGAATGATTTTGGAAACTATAAAGCAAGAACAGCTTTGTCGACTCATCATAAGAGACCAACAAATATGGaaattctttgatttcaCAAGGTTAGGGTCCTTCGAGATCAGTTCTAGCAGTTTACAAGTTCTCACTGAGCTTTTCACAACGCATCCAAAACTCGTATCAGTAGAGTTTTTCAGCAACGAGGACAATATGAACCAATTTATCGATAGAATAAATAAGCTAATGGCCCATGGGAACTACGTTACTAAGAGACAAAGTGTGAAATTGTTAGGAACTCTTATCTTCAATCGGGTGAACAAAAACTTGATGACAACATATATTAATAACTCGGATAACGTTAAGTTGGTCATGATTCTTTTGAGCGACAGATCGAAAAACCTACAATTGGAATCGTTCAATATCTTTAAGGTTGTCGTGGCAAACCCTCGAAAGTCAAAACCCGTGCTTGACGTATTGGTTAAAAATAGAGACAAGCTACTGAACTTTTTGGAACAGTTTGGTACGGACAACAAAGACTCAACGTTCTTAGACGAAAAAGAGTTCATTGTGGAACAAATTGAAGCTCTACCCAGAATCGTTCCTGCCAGCGGTGAATATACACTCGGAACCTCTCCGCAGAAGAATATGGTTTTatag
- the NPY1 gene encoding NAD(+) diphosphatase, giving the protein MGLMVLVSNTTKWTHKGSCLWSTVRHPPRSNMIPLQYSSRLLKRYSFLKRDPTFIYEAVNSERAQFLPYHDFYPFCSSRDRSKLWKLHRSIPSNGAMLKPFIQSHKPGELVFMGLIPPTKGESSSQGPSFTYKKYKGDPLFAIDITRHEYMLPQADGKDSVIKCQDFRHFNDLTVDESSLLSLGKMMLHWLYTHKYCSMCGYKNDVIACGSQLKCTNHECESNGRITNVSFPRTDPVVIVGITNQTRDAVLLCKHKAPSARDPKRNMYACVSGFMDPSETIESAVLREVFEETGLDVLNVEYVTTQPWPFTNNIMIGCLATVDDKQPVDLGHDEELVDASWFPTSQVKQMLNSDMDSYGLLRDPVSGIGLPNDKTIANRLIKAVCQVR; this is encoded by the coding sequence ATGGGACTTATGGTATTGGTATCAAACACAACCAAATGGACACATAAGGGTTCTTGCTTGTGGTCCACTGTAAGGCATCCTCCTCGATCCAATATGATACCGTTGCAGTACTCTAGTAGGCTGTTGAAGCGGTACTCGTTTTTGAAACGAGACCCCACGTTTATCTATGAAGCTGTAAACTCTGAGCGTGCGCAGTTCTTGCCCTACCACGACTTTTACCCATTCTGCTCTTCACGGGATAGAAGCAAGCTCTGGAAGCTTCACAGGTCTATACCATCGAACGGAGCCATGCTAAAACCCTTCATTCAGTCGCACAAGCCCGGAGAATTGGTATTCATGGGTTTAATCCCACCTACAAAAGGTGAATCGTCATCTCAAGGCCCAAGCTTCACTTACAAGAAGTACAAGGGAGACCCGCTCTTCGCCATTGACATTACAAGACACGAATACATGCTGCCTCAAGCAGATGGAAAAGACTCGGTGATCAAATGCCAGGATTTCAGGCACTTTAACGATTTGACCGTGGATGAGTCGTCCCTGCTATCGCTAGGCAAAATGATGTTGCACTGGCTCTATACGCACAAATACTGTTCGATGTGTGGATACAAAAACGACGTAATAGCGTGTGGCTCGCAGTTGAAGTGCACGAACCACGAATGTGAGTCCAACGGCAGAATCACAAACGTGTCCTTCCCAAGAACAGACCCCGTTGTCATTGTCGGCATAACAAATCAAACCCGCGATGCCGTCCTACTATGCAAACACAAGGCTCCAAGTGCGCGTGATCCGAAAAGAAACATGTACGCCTGCGTCAGCGGCTTCATGGACCCAAGTGAGACCATAGAGAGCGCTGTCCTGCGCGAGGTGTTCGAAGAAACAGGTTTAGACGTACTAAACGTCGAATACGTCACTACACAACCTTGGCCCTTCACCAATAACATCATGATCGGCTGTCTGGCTACAGTTGATGACAAGCAGCCCGTTGATCTGGGCCATGATGAGGAATTGGTCGATGCCAGCTGGTTTCCCACCAGTCAGGTCAAGCAGATGCTCAATTCCGACATGGACTCTTACGGATTGTTGAGAGACCCTGTCTCGGGAATTGGTCTGCCAAACGACAAAACAATCGCCAATCGACTCATTAAAGCGGTGTGCCAAGTCCGGTAA
- the PGC1 gene encoding phosphatidylglycerol phospholipase, whose product MSGPKLEIVGHRGFKAKYPENTLLCYDKAYEAGSDVIETDLQLTMDGKIVINHDVDTGRMWDQNLVIAESNLEDLMVLRNKMDPAISITTFKEALQWLKEHPKMKFMLDIKPTNSKVILVKTILEMREVVDDLDYWRERLIFGIWNVDWYKCGYITGTLKKFKIVAILPFSKMASRFIEYSNSLNDSDYKLYGVSLNFLNSWKPGFKEHLLPYFKENNLSVYLWTVNSELDIQHVISSVPVYGIVVDDPINYVSIRDSYAKKSDPLAQPVLNGAQRLKVYLRLQLFELFEIIFSSKYATVPIVRGITLIQLTVILLRRLHCL is encoded by the coding sequence ATGAGTGGACCAAAGTTGGAGATTGTGGGCCATAGAGGTTTTAAGGCTAAGTATCCCGAAAACACATTGCTATGTTACGACAAGGCATATGAGGCTGGTTCCGATGTGATTGAAACTGATTTGCAGTTGACCATGGACGGGAAAATTGTCATTAACCATGATGTAGACACAGGCCGGATGTGGGACCAAAACTTGGTGATTGCGGAGTCGAATCTTGAAGATCTCATGGTGTTGCGCAACAAGATGGACCCGGCTATTTCAATCACGACGTTCAAGGAAGCGTTGCAATGGTTGAAGGAGCACCCTAAAATGAAGTTCATGTTAGATATAAAGCCCACGAACAGCAAGGTCATATTAGTGAAGACCATCCTCGAGATGCGCGAGGTGGTGGACGATTTGGATTACTGGAGAGAGAGGTTGATCTTCGGGATCTGGAACGTGGATTGGTACAAATGTGGATATATCACGGGCACgctcaagaaattcaagataGTTGCCATTCTCCCCTTCAGCAAAATGGCTTCTAGGTTTATTGAGTACTCGAACTCGCTAAACGACAGTGATTACAAGCTCTACGGTGTGAGTCTCAACTTCCTCAACTCCTGGAAACCGGGTTTCAAGGAGCATCTGTTGCCCTACTTCAAGGAAAACAACCTGTCGGTATACCTCTGGACTGTGAACTCCGAACTCGATATACAACACGTTATTAGCAGCGTTCCCGTCTATGGAATTGTCGTCGACGACCCGATCAACTATGTCTCCATAAGGGACAGCTATGCTAAGAAATCCGATCCATTGGCGCAACCAGTCCTGAATGGTGCCCAACGCCTAAAAGTTTATCTCAGATTGCAGCTTTTCGAACTATTCGAAATCATCTTCAGTTCCAAGTATGCTACAGTCCCAATAGTTCGCGGGATCACTCTAATCCAGCTAACTGTCATTTTACTAAGAAGACTTCATTGTCTCTAA